ACAACACTTTCTGAAATACAATGGAAAAGAAGTCCGAAgaacctttaaaaataatgaattttctcaTACGAATAGCTCATATTAGTGTCAAACCTGTTTTGGGtgattatttgaacaaaaaatggacTTGGAAACGGAACTTGCCACTTTTCCAAATTGTTTTCTGTTCCATCGTTACAGTTGTATGTTACATTTGGTCGGCATACGAAAATCGTAAGGTACTCTCAGAGCTCGTCCTGTACATTTGTCTTTTGTTGGTTGACGTTCTGGCAGCACAACGGTTCTGGAAATTCACAAAGGATCAAAAGGAAGTCATACAATCGTTGGATCATACATTTCTGTTTTATAAGAATTGGCAAAAGGATAGCGAAACTTTTCCAATTCTACTTTGGTACAGCCGCTTATTACGCCgcgtttttattattcttactGTAACCTTGATGTGGTTTGGTATAGTGCTTAGTATTGCACCAATCTTGTACTTTCTCATAACGGATGAAATGATTTTGGCAGTTCAATGTTACTTACCATACGTCGATTACAAAAGCCATCCTGGTTTCGAGATTCACGTCATCTTTCATAATTGGTGCATCTTTTGTGGACTTTTTGGATTGAATTCATCTATATTTTTCGTTCTACAAATGCTCGTACAGATTTGTGTCGAAATTGATGTATTACGAGCACGATTAAAGGTATTAAGTAAAGCTATAACCCGCaaaaataaagacaaaatAACGGAAACtctgaaaaatatcattagaGAACATCAAGAAATGAATGAGTTTATCGATTCCTGCGAAAATTTCATGAGTGCCCAAAATCTCAGCGATCATTTTGTATGCGGAACTCAAACATGTACCGGACTATTCATTTGCCTACGACAAATTTGGATGACTGGATACATGTTAATGACATTTGGCTTTATAATTGTATTCGTATCGAACTTTTTCGGCACAATTATCCAAATCAAACtagaaaaattgatgtttgaTGTTTATGACGTGCCATGGTATTCGATGTCGgtgaaaaatcagaaaatgtattgctttttcttgaaaaatacacaaaacacGCAAGTGCTTACGCTTGCTGGACAAATACCTTTGTGTTTGGATACATTTGTGCGATTTTACAAAGGAATCTATTCGTACTTAATGATTCTAAGAGAAACTgtagaataaatattt
The sequence above is drawn from the Culicoides brevitarsis isolate CSIRO-B50_1 chromosome 1, AGI_CSIRO_Cbre_v1, whole genome shotgun sequence genome and encodes:
- the LOC134828027 gene encoding odorant receptor 67d-like, whose product is MEKKSEEPLKIMNFLIRIAHISVKPVLGDYLNKKWTWKRNLPLFQIVFCSIVTVVCYIWSAYENRKVLSELVLYICLLLVDVLAAQRFWKFTKDQKEVIQSLDHTFLFYKNWQKDSETFPILLWYSRLLRRVFIILTVTLMWFGIVLSIAPILYFLITDEMILAVQCYLPYVDYKSHPGFEIHVIFHNWCIFCGLFGLNSSIFFVLQMLVQICVEIDVLRARLKVLSKAITRKNKDKITETLKNIIREHQEMNEFIDSCENFMSAQNLSDHFVCGTQTCTGLFICLRQIWMTGYMLMTFGFIIVFVSNFFGTIIQIKLEKLMFDVYDVPWYSMSVKNQKMYCFFLKNTQNTQVLTLAGQIPLCLDTFVRFYKGIYSYLMILRETVE